The window AAACATCAAAGAGCTGCGCGGGTGGTGGGTCAAGGTAGGGCAGTTCATGAGCACACGGAGCGACTTGCTCCCGCAGCAGTACATCCATCACCTGGTCAAGCTCCAGGACATGATGCCGACGTCAGACTTTGCCTCGATTCGCAAGACGATCGCGGACGAGCTGGGCGACGTCGACGCGATCTTTGAGAAAATTGACCCGAACGCGCTGGCGTCCGCGTCGATCGGACAAGTCCACCGCGCCTGGCTGAAGGACGGCTCGCCAGTCGTCGTCAAGGTCCAGCACGCGGATGTCGAGACGCTGCTCAGTCACGACATGCAGAACTTGAAGCAGCTGTCCTGGGCGTTTGGGCTGCTCGAGTCGGGGCTGAACTTTGCGCCGATTCTCGAAGAGTGGCAGAaagcggcggcgaaggaacTCGACTTCCGGTACGAACTGGTACACCAGCTGCGCGCGTACGAAGGCTTACGAAAGTCCGGGATCGACGTGAAGATCCCCAAGCCGTACCCGGAGTTCACCGCGAAGAAGGTGATGGTCATGGAGTTCGTCAACGGCTTCAAAATCACCGACACGGAGAAGCTCGACGCCTACAAGGTGGACCGGCGCGAGTTGATGTTCAAGTTGTGCGACAGCTTCGCGTACCAGATCCACATTGACGGGCTGTTCAACGGAGACCCTCACCCGGGAAACATCCTCGTGGAGGTGAACGAGGCGactggcgaggcgacgccgatCATTCTCGACTGGGGTCTGGTCAAAGAATTCGACTCGGCTGGCCAACTCGCCTTCTCCAAACTCGTCTACGCCGTCGCGTCCATGAACGTGATGGGTTTGATGGAGGCCTTCGAAGACATGGGCTTCAAGTTCAAGGAAGGCGCCGGAGCCGTCATCGACCCCGAGGTGTACATGGATGCACTCCGCATTGCCCTCCGGGACGGCGAAgtcgagaaggaggagactGAAGCGCTGAAGCAGTCCGCGGGGCAGACGCTCGGCGCGGCACAGAAGGCTGGGCTGAACCGGAAGAAGTTGCAAGAGAAGAATCCACTCGAAGACTGGCCACGCGACAtcatcttcttcgttcgagtcgcctcgctgctccACGGCCTCTGCGTGCAGCTGAACGTCCACCTCCCCTTTTTGCAAATAATGGTCAAGCGCGCGCAAGAGTGTCTCTTTGAGCGCTACGttccgccctcgccgctcgTCTACGTCAAGCTCGGCAGACCGTCCCGGCCCCGGACGCAGCTCGAGGGCCGCGTCGACCGCCTCCTCCGGAGTCTCTTCCAGCGCGGCCTGCTGCTCGGCTGCCAAGTCGCCGTCGTCAAGGACGGCGCGCTCCTCGTCGACACGTGCATCGGCAAGATGGGGCCGGTCGATGCCCGACCCGTCACCTCCGACAGCCTCTTTTGCGGCTACTGCGTCTCCAAAGGCCTGCTGACCACCGCCTTGTTGAAGCTCgtcagcgacggcgaggtACACCTCGACGACCTCGTCTCGAACTGGTGGGATGGCTTCATCCGCTACGGCAAAAAGAACGTCACGATTCGCCAACTCCTCTCCCACAGAGCCGGCCTCCACCGCGCGCTGCCGGCGAATCTCACGCTCTCGAAGCTGACTGACTACGCGGCGATGGTCGGAGTCATTGAAGACGCGCCGCCGGCAACCGTGCCTGGCCTCGTCGGCCGGTACGCGTACCTGACCTACGGCTGGGCCGTTAGCGAACTGGTGGCCTCTGTCGCGTGCTCCCCAGTCGAAGACTACATCCGGGAGAAGATGCTGCAGCCGTACGGCCTCGAGAACTCGATCTTCTTGCCGCTGCCTGAGGACGGACTTCTGGCCGAGCGTCCCGAGcccgcgacggagacagaaggccgCGAAGCGGCTCCAAAGGACGCGACGCCGCCCACTGCGTCTGAGCCGGGCGCTGCTGCTCCCAGCGcagaagacacgcgagacACCAAACCCACGGAGCAGGCAGCCGGGACGCCgtccgccgtctctgctgtctctgctgtctccgccttctcttccttcaccAAGAGCCTCGCGAGCGGCCAGCAGTTGCTGACCGAGCGCCTCGGGCAGAAATTCTTGAcgcagcgacgagaagaggacgcgTCCAGTGCCAAGCCTGCGTCTGGAGaggacgcgggagacgcaggccaTCCCGAGCCGCGAGACGGCTcagagggcgacgcgggACCATGCTCAAgcgaggacgcaggagacactgcAGGCTCGGAGTCCCCGGGAGTCCCTGGCCGGCCAGGCgcgtgtcgcctctcgcgcgaaGGGCCCGACGTCTGCGTCTCGGCCCCGTCGACCCCTGGAAACTGCGGGGCCGCTGCGGCCGCAGATGAGGGGAGACCGCACTTAGCCCGGTCAGCGCCGCCCTCAGTCTGCGGTACGCCTCTCGGGTCTCCTCGCACTCAGAGCGTGGCGTCTGAGGGCAGTCGAGACCCACCCGAAGACTCGAGCGCTCCGCACAAAACAGATCCGTTCCCCTCCCATCCGGTCGCTGCTTTctcgcggcgcgtctccgccttcgcgtcctcgGTCCGCAGTTTCCTCCGGCCAAAGCGAACGAGCAGTGAACAGTCTGGCGGTCGCCTGGCTTCGCccggagcagagacgcgcaggcgaggcgcagcgaaAAGCGGAGGGTTTCCGACCGCGGGGCTCGGGGCGCCGGACAGAGCTCgagtgagagagacagtcggcAGCGTGGCGGACCAGCAGAacaagaagcgaggcagaaggtTGTCGGTGATTCTGCACGCACCCGACGCGGCGTCCCCGGACTCGGAAGCGGGAAGCGTTCTCCTGTACGAGGGGGAGCCCGGGGAGTCGCGCGAAGCGAGTCTCACAGAAAACCTGCCGAACCAGGCTGCCTTGGATCCGAAACGCGACAAAGCTGTGAGAATGTATCGGAGGGAAACGTCCGCCTGCACGGTGGACTCCAGCGTCgcgtcgacggcgacgaaagcGGGAGTCttggaagacgagagcgatCGGCGCAGTGCGTACTACTCAGTGTCTTCGGAGGAACCGGagagctgctgctgctgcctgTCGCCACGACGGCCTTCCTCAGACAGCAGAGCTGGCTTGGTGGAGGCAGACACGTCAGCCACGGGCGGCTGCGCGCCGTCTCAGCAAACAGTTTCGAGCAGCGATAACAGCTGGACAGAAACCGCCGCGCGTGAAGAGCCCTGTGGGTATATGCGTGTGAACGTGGACGTCGAaggcgcaggaagacggaaggTGTCGGAGCCGCGAGGCGCGACCGTAGGTCCGCCGAGCCTCGGCCCTCCTGCCTCGCACACGGCCCACTCAAGCGCCGACAAGGAACCGTCGAGATCTCAACACCCACCTCCCTCGTCAGCCTCCACCCCGTCTTCACCCCCCTCGTCTGCGGTTTCTTCACccccctcgtcgtctccgtctccgttgccGGCACACGCTGGGAGCGGCGAGACCTCCCTGAAAGACAGCGTGGAGAGCCGTGCGCGCTTTCCGCCGGGGGTGTGCACAgtgacggcgaagacgccacTATTCTGGCGCATCACGTCAGCCCGCAGACGGATCTCGTTCGGCAACGTGACGCAGCAGGAAGTCATGGAGAAgctggaggcggcgaagaagtaCGCGGAGGCCCAggctggcgagaagagcgccgaGGAGCCGAAGGCCGCGAGCGACCTCGCTCGGCGGAGACAACGCCTGCACAAGGAGCGGGCCATGCAGAAGCTCCGGCGGGCGCGAAATGCGGGCGCGGGCGCGGTGtggcggcgagaggacgccGAGCGGGCGTGGGGgggcgaagagcgagcgcgtgagacgcgccgccggcgaAGCAGCAGGCGCCAGCGCCGCGACAGCTCCTCGGGCCCTggacgcggcgagagcgaagaccgCGGACTGTACCCGTCGACGAAGGACGGCAGTGAGGAGAGTCCGTGTGCGAGTTTAGGGGATGCTTTCGAGCGTCGGAGAtcgaaggacgaggaagatcGAGGGCGGGAGAAGCTCGCGAGTCGGGGCTCCAGGCTCAGTCTGTCGGGTGGCCTCGCCCGTCGTGGGCTGCGCTCCGCGAGCCAGTCGAAGGGGAGCGACTGTCGCCAGGCgagtctcctgtctcctgcgagTGCCCTGtctgcgctgtcttctcgcggctcCTCGCGGAGAGGTTCCTCCTCGGGGCGGAGCGCGGCGTCACCAGAAGACTtggagcggcgaggcagtCTCGTCTCCGCAGGCTCGCCGAGCCtcagcggagagaagcgtgCGCCCGCGCAGCGGTCGGGCGGGTCGGCCTCCACGcccctctcgcctgtctctctgtctccaggccagggcggagacgcgccggtgcaccgcgtctccgccctgGATCTGATCCGGAAGAAACCGCATGTGATGGATCCGCTTCTCTACGACAGCCGGCGCATCGTCTCCAAGCGCGTCCCGCCCACGAACGGACGCTTCACTGCGTGCGGCCTCGCACAGCTCTACGCGGCCATCGCGGCAGGGGAGGTCATCGACGGACCTACGATGGACGCTGCGCGTACGCCCGCGACGGTCGACGACAGTCTGGAGACACTGCTCCTCACGGGCGGCGGAAGCCGCGTCTGGGGCCTTGGCTACCAGCTGTACGAGTGCGCCAAGGTCGACTCGAACCAGCTCGctctgccgccgccgccgtcgcccgccAGTTTGATGCGGCTGCGTGCCGCGCAGTCCTTCACGCGCCGACAGTCCGTGCACCCTTCTTCCGCCGTTGCAGCCGCCCGGATGCTCCGTCGCCAGTTCACCGGCGACCGAGAGTTCCCCGCGGGAagcctgtctcccttctctcccggcggcgctgtgtctccgggCCGTGGCCCCAGTGCGGAGGGTTCAGGGGACGGGGcgtcggcgcatgcaggtgtgGGGGGGAGGAGCCCGCGGACGCTGTCTCCAGGGccaggaaaaaaggaggagaggaccGTCACGGGTTTTGGCCACGGCGACTTTGGCGGCAGCGTCGCGCTGTGCTTTCCAGAACTCAAACTGTCCATCGCCATCCTGGTCAACGACGTGCTAACGGGGCCGCAGGTGGGCGAGACCGACATCCGTCGAGCGACAGAtgcagacgagacagaagaagggagagaaggaggggaagagatCGCCGTCGATGTTGCGGGGCAGCGAGGGACActgagagaacagaggaaaagacgcgaaggaaggaagcaCGAGGCAGTTGCgcacgggagagacaggagagagagacagaacagagcgcgtgggggaggggggggggcccGGGctgacgagagaaaggatcGGAGGGGGtgaagaacaggaaaggagggTGAGAGCCTCTTTGGGCCAGAGAGCGGTTGAGGATCAGAAGGCGACGGTGACGGAGGAGGCAGGGGACGCGGGTTtagagaagaagagcgtgCGGAGGAATCAAAGAAAGAGTGGAGAAAACAAATCTGCGTCGATGCCGCACACCACGCGAGGGCGCCCAAGCCTGTTTTGTGTTGTGCCGCCTTTTTCGTGC of the Neospora caninum Liverpool complete genome, chromosome XII genome contains:
- a CDS encoding putative ABC1 family beta-lactamase; the protein is MEQWNRKWRTLWCWSNVYVGWKVSQARARALPKEAQAEFWEQRHEHFANVIWENIKELRGWWVKVGQFMSTRSDLLPQQYIHHLVKLQDMMPTSDFASIRKTIADELGDVDAIFEKIDPNALASASIGQVHRAWLKDGSPVVVKVQHADVETLLSHDMQNLKQLSWAFGLLESGLNFAPILEEWQKAAAKELDFRYELVHQLRAYEGLRKSGIDVKIPKPYPEFTAKKVMVMEFVNGFKITDTEKLDAYKVDRRELMFKLCDSFAYQIHIDGLFNGDPHPGNILVEVNEATGEATPIILDWGLVKEFDSAGQLAFSKLVYAVASMNVMGLMEAFEDMGFKFKEGAGAVIDPEVYMDALRIALRDGEVEKEETEALKQSAGQTLGAAQKAGLNRKKLQEKNPLEDWPRDIIFFVRVASLLHGLCVQLNVHLPFLQIMVKRAQECLFERYVPPSPLVYVKLGRPSRPRTQLEGRVDRLLRSLFQRGLLLGCQVAVVKDGALLVDTCIGKMGPVDARPVTSDSLFCGYCVSKGLLTTALLKLVSDGEVHLDDLVSNWWDGFIRYGKKNVTIRQLLSHRAGLHRALPANLTLSKLTDYAAMVGVIEDAPPATVPGLVGRYAYLTYGWAVSELVASVACSPVEDYIREKMLQPYGLENSIFLPLPEDGLLAERPEPATETEGREAAPKDATPPTASEPGAAAPSAEDTRDTKPTEQAAGTPSAVSAVSAVSAFSSFTKSLASGQQLLTERLGQKFLTQRREEDASSAKPASGEDAGDAGHPEPRDGSEGDAGPCSSEDAGDTAGSESPGVPGRPGACRLSREGPDVCVSAPSTPGNCGAAAAADEGRPHLARSAPPSVCGTPLGSPRTQSVASEGSRDPPEDSSAPHKTDPFPSHPVAAFSRRVSAFASSVRSFLRPKRTSSEQSGGRLASPGAETRRRGAAKSGGFPTAGLGAPDRARVRETVGSVADQQNKKRGRRLSVILHAPDAASPDSEAGSVLLYEGEPGESREASLTENLPNQAALDPKRDKAVRMYRRETSACTVDSSVASTATKAGVLEDESDRRSAYYSVSSEEPESCCCCLSPRRPSSDSRAGLVEADTSATGGCAPSQQTVSSSDNSWTETAAREEPCGYMRVNVDVEGAGRRKVSEPRGATVGPPSLGPPASHTAHSSADKEPSRSQHPPPSSASTPSSPPSSAVSSPPSSSPSPLPAHAGSGETSLKDSVESRARFPPGVCTVTAKTPLFWRITSARRRISFGNVTQQEVMEKLEAAKKYAEAQAGEKSAEEPKAASDLARRRQRLHKERAMQKLRRARNAGAGAVWRREDAERAWGGEERARETRRRRSSRRQRRDSSSGPGRGESEDRGLYPSTKDGSEESPCASLGDAFERRRSKDEEDRGREKLASRGSRLSLSGGLARRGLRSASQSKGSDCRQASLLSPASALSALSSRGSSRRGSSSGRSAASPEDLERRGSLVSAGSPSLSGEKRAPAQRSGGSASTPLSPVSLSPGQGGDAPVHRVSALDLIRKKPHVMDPLLYDSRRIVSKRVPPTNGRFTACGLAQLYAAIAAGEVIDGPTMDAARTPATVDDSLETLLLTGGGSRVWGLGYQLYECAKVDSNQLALPPPPSPASLMRLRAAQSFTRRQSVHPSSAVAAARMLRRQFTGDREFPAGSLSPFSPGGAVSPGRGPSAEGSGDGASAHAGVGGRSPRTLSPGPGKKEERTVTGFGHGDFGGSVALCFPELKLSIAILVNDVLTGPQASREILEFLLRKFGLEPRWTTAVDFDEVLANLTPKQKRSSK